One part of the Vicinamibacterales bacterium genome encodes these proteins:
- the treZ gene encoding malto-oligosyltrehalose trehalohydrolase, which produces MERIELTELRRRLPAGAEMQEGGGAHVRAWGPAVRQMDLVVPAQSGRGERVVPMTRDEDGYFAAVDAAASAGERYWFRLDGERLRPDPASRWQPDGPHQPSAYVDPGAFPWTDTGWRGLQNHGHVVYEMHVGTFTPEGTWRAAAAQLDELARIGVTAIELMPLAEFPGRFGWGYDGVDLYAPAHIYGTPDDLRGFVDRAHGCGVGVILDVVYNHLGPDGNYLSEFSPDYFTDKYRNDWGCAINFEGPPAVRDHFVANARYWIEEFHLDGLRLDATQDIKDDSAEHVIASIVKAARAAAGARSVFIVAENEPQDTRIVRPPERQGFGVDALWNDDAHHTAVVALTRRREAYYRDYQGSPQELVSCARWGYLYQGQWYTWQKKRRGTAALDLMPSAFVSYLENHDQVANSPFGRRLHQLSAPAPYRAMTAWLLLGPSTPMLFQGQEFASSRPFLYFADHQGALAESVRKGRIEFLSQFPSVTDQRVVEQLQPPNEEATFRACTLEFAERVTHHEVYALHIDLLKLRREDPVLRRAGCYRPEGAVLGTGAFLLRYVDAELGDRLLVVNLDCDLDFSPAREPLIAPPYGRRWRLAWSSESPEYGGQGTPPLKPDAPWLVPGGCALFFVPANRECDA; this is translated from the coding sequence ATGGAGCGAATTGAGCTGACGGAGTTGCGGCGGCGTCTTCCGGCCGGCGCGGAGATGCAGGAGGGCGGTGGCGCCCATGTCCGGGCGTGGGGGCCGGCCGTGCGGCAGATGGATCTGGTGGTGCCGGCCCAATCGGGACGCGGCGAACGCGTCGTGCCAATGACGCGGGACGAGGACGGATATTTCGCCGCCGTCGATGCCGCGGCGTCGGCCGGCGAACGCTACTGGTTTCGCCTGGACGGCGAGCGCCTGCGGCCCGATCCGGCCTCGAGATGGCAACCCGACGGTCCGCATCAGCCATCGGCCTACGTCGATCCCGGTGCATTCCCCTGGACGGACACCGGATGGCGAGGCCTGCAGAATCATGGGCACGTCGTCTACGAGATGCACGTGGGCACGTTCACGCCCGAGGGGACGTGGCGCGCCGCGGCGGCGCAGCTCGACGAGCTCGCGCGCATCGGGGTCACGGCGATCGAGCTGATGCCCCTGGCGGAATTTCCCGGCCGTTTCGGTTGGGGTTATGACGGCGTCGATCTCTACGCGCCGGCCCACATCTACGGAACGCCGGACGATCTGCGGGGGTTCGTCGATCGCGCGCACGGCTGCGGCGTCGGCGTCATCCTGGACGTCGTCTACAACCATCTCGGCCCCGACGGCAACTACCTCTCGGAATTCTCGCCGGACTATTTCACCGACAAGTACCGGAACGACTGGGGATGCGCGATCAACTTCGAGGGGCCGCCGGCAGTCCGCGACCATTTCGTCGCGAACGCGCGTTACTGGATCGAGGAATTTCATCTCGACGGCCTGCGGCTGGACGCTACCCAGGACATCAAAGACGATTCGGCCGAACACGTCATCGCATCGATCGTCAAGGCGGCGCGCGCCGCGGCCGGGGCCCGCTCGGTGTTCATCGTGGCGGAAAACGAGCCGCAGGACACGCGGATCGTGCGGCCGCCCGAGCGGCAGGGATTCGGAGTCGACGCGCTCTGGAACGACGACGCGCACCATACGGCGGTCGTGGCGCTGACGCGCCGCCGCGAGGCCTACTATCGCGACTACCAGGGATCGCCGCAGGAGCTCGTCTCGTGCGCGCGCTGGGGCTATCTGTACCAGGGCCAGTGGTATACGTGGCAGAAGAAGCGCCGCGGCACCGCGGCACTCGATCTGATGCCCTCCGCGTTCGTCAGCTATCTGGAGAATCACGATCAGGTGGCGAACTCGCCGTTCGGCCGCCGCCTGCACCAGTTGTCGGCGCCGGCGCCGTACCGTGCGATGACCGCGTGGCTGCTGCTCGGGCCGTCGACGCCGATGCTCTTCCAGGGACAGGAATTCGCCTCCTCGCGGCCGTTCCTCTACTTTGCGGACCATCAGGGGGCGCTCGCTGAATCGGTGCGCAAGGGGCGGATCGAATTCCTGTCGCAGTTTCCCAGCGTGACCGATCAGCGCGTGGTCGAACAGCTTCAGCCTCCCAACGAGGAGGCCACGTTCAGGGCGTGTACGCTCGAGTTCGCCGAGCGCGTCACGCACCACGAGGTTTACGCGCTGCATATCGACCTGCTGAAACTGCGGCGCGAAGATCCTGTGCTGCGGCGCGCCGGGTGTTACCGACCCGAGGGGGCGGTGCTCGGCACCGGGGCATTCCTGCTGCGCTACGTGGACGCGGAATTGGGCGACCGGCTGCTGGTCGTCAACCTCGATTGCGACCTGGATTTCTCACCAGCGCGCGAACCGCTGATCGCGCCGCCGTACGGCCGGCGCTGGCGACTGGCGTGGAGCAGCGAATCGCCGGAGTACGGCGGCCAGGGCACCCCGCCGCTGAAGCCGGACGCGCCATGGCTGGTGCCCGGCGGCTGCGCGCTCTTCTTCGTGCCCGCCAACCGGGAATGTGACGCATGA
- a CDS encoding amylo-alpha-1,6-glucosidase has protein sequence MTDLVRRIERPRDRVDDALEAGERPPRREWLVTNGLGGYASGTVAGVMTRRYHGMLVASLPAPLGRLVMLNHLLERVRLPGRGVTWLGDEDEVAGPNASDRTENLAEFRLELGLPVWVYRMDGFTIEKRVLMPYAQNTVHVTYTVLEGEGTARFNLRPSVQYRGYEAPVDQGLAQTYTIAATGRRYELSADADLPILRMRLDGDRAALTLDEKGIRSVPYRMEEDRGYDWVGSLWSPGYFRADAARGQSISLIASAESWDTLEALAPPDAANAERERRRRLIAISNVPEQDQFAVELVLAADQFIIRPAGRIEEAARAKAQGDEVRTVIAGYHWFTDWGRDTMISLEGLTLATRRVREAGYILRTFAHYVRDGLIPNMFPDGRREGLYHTADASLWFFHAIERYTDATGDDETLRRLLPVLLDIIRHHLKGTRFGIRIDPADGLFTQGADGYQLTWMDAKVGDWVVTPRRGKAVELNALWYNALCLAHTWTERHGGGEGLDLAGHAARAHDSFNRRFWYDAGGYLYDVVDGEHGDDPSCRPNQVLAISLPHPVLDPARWPAVMQIVRDRLLTPFGLRSLAPGDPEYKARYYGDLRARDAAYHQGTVWAWLIGPYIDAALKLPDTDRQALRTLLTSFDHHLDEACVGQISEVFDAEPPYVPRGCIAQAWSVAEVLRSWRKLAAPAREARL, from the coding sequence ATGACCGATCTCGTCCGCCGCATCGAACGTCCGCGCGACCGCGTAGACGACGCGCTCGAAGCCGGGGAACGGCCGCCGCGCCGTGAATGGCTCGTGACCAACGGGTTGGGCGGCTACGCGTCGGGGACCGTCGCCGGCGTCATGACCCGCCGGTATCACGGCATGCTGGTCGCGTCGCTTCCGGCGCCGCTCGGGCGGCTGGTGATGCTGAACCATCTCCTCGAACGGGTGCGGCTGCCCGGGCGCGGCGTGACCTGGCTCGGCGACGAGGACGAAGTCGCCGGCCCGAACGCCTCCGATCGCACCGAGAACCTCGCGGAGTTTCGCCTCGAGCTCGGACTTCCGGTGTGGGTCTACCGCATGGACGGCTTCACGATCGAGAAGCGGGTGCTGATGCCCTATGCGCAGAACACCGTGCACGTCACCTACACCGTGCTCGAGGGGGAGGGGACCGCACGATTCAACCTGCGCCCCTCGGTGCAGTATCGGGGATACGAGGCGCCCGTCGATCAGGGGCTCGCGCAAACCTACACGATTGCGGCGACCGGGCGCCGCTACGAACTCTCGGCGGATGCCGATCTGCCGATTCTGCGGATGCGGCTCGACGGCGATCGCGCGGCGCTGACCCTCGACGAGAAGGGCATCCGATCGGTGCCCTACAGGATGGAGGAGGACCGCGGCTACGACTGGGTCGGCTCGCTCTGGAGTCCGGGCTACTTCCGCGCCGACGCGGCGCGCGGACAGTCGATTTCGCTGATTGCGTCGGCCGAATCGTGGGACACGCTCGAGGCTCTGGCGCCGCCGGACGCGGCCAACGCCGAGCGCGAGCGCCGCCGCCGGCTCATCGCCATCTCCAACGTCCCCGAGCAGGATCAGTTCGCCGTCGAGCTCGTGCTGGCGGCCGACCAGTTCATCATCCGGCCGGCCGGCCGCATCGAGGAAGCGGCGCGCGCCAAAGCGCAAGGCGACGAGGTGCGGACCGTCATCGCCGGCTATCACTGGTTCACCGACTGGGGCCGCGACACCATGATCAGCCTCGAGGGGCTGACGCTCGCGACCCGGCGCGTCCGCGAGGCCGGCTACATCCTGCGGACCTTCGCGCACTACGTCCGCGACGGCCTGATCCCCAACATGTTTCCCGACGGCCGGCGGGAAGGGCTGTATCACACCGCGGACGCCTCGCTCTGGTTCTTCCATGCGATCGAGCGCTACACCGATGCGACGGGCGACGACGAGACGCTGCGCCGGCTGCTGCCGGTTCTGCTCGACATCATCCGGCATCATCTCAAGGGCACGCGGTTCGGCATCCGCATCGATCCGGCCGACGGTCTGTTCACGCAAGGGGCCGACGGCTACCAGCTCACCTGGATGGACGCGAAGGTCGGCGACTGGGTCGTGACGCCACGGCGCGGCAAGGCAGTGGAGCTGAACGCGCTCTGGTACAACGCGCTCTGCCTCGCGCACACCTGGACCGAGCGGCACGGAGGCGGGGAAGGGCTGGACCTGGCCGGGCACGCGGCCCGCGCGCACGACTCGTTCAACCGCCGTTTCTGGTACGACGCGGGCGGCTATCTCTACGACGTCGTGGACGGCGAGCACGGCGACGATCCGTCATGTCGCCCCAATCAGGTGCTGGCCATCTCGCTGCCGCATCCGGTGCTCGACCCGGCCCGCTGGCCCGCGGTCATGCAGATCGTGCGCGACCGCCTGCTGACGCCGTTCGGGCTGCGATCGCTGGCGCCGGGCGACCCCGAGTACAAAGCGCGTTACTACGGCGACCTGCGCGCCAGGGACGCCGCCTATCATCAAGGCACCGTCTGGGCCTGGCTGATCGGCCCCTACATCGACGCAGCGCTCAAGCTGCCCGACACCGACCGCCAGGCGCTCCGCACGCTGCTGACGTCTTTCGACCACCACCTCGACGAGGCCTGCGTCGGCCAGATCTCCGAGGTGTTCGATGCCGAGCCGCCCTACGTGCCGCGCGGGTGCATCGCGCAGGCCTGGAGCGTCGCGGAAGTGCTCCGCAGCTGGCGGAAACTGGCCGCTCCAGCGCGTGAGGCGCGTTTATAA
- the rsgA gene encoding ribosome small subunit-dependent GTPase A has protein sequence MRRVYNRTLDLEDLGWTTGFADAFAPHAALGLEPARVSLEHTHIYRVLTRDGERLARVSGRLRHAAARRTDFPAVGDWVAIEAPEGGGDARIRALLPRVSRFSRRAAGNPTEEQVVAANIDVVFLVSGLDRDFNPRRIERYLVTAWESGASPVIVLNKADLVDNPEAIAAEVASLAAGVPVQTISVKESVGIDRLRAFLGRGRTGALLGSSGVGKSSIANALLGEARLRTHDVRESDSRGRHTTTGRQLLPLPGGGILIDTPGMRELQLWDSGESVAGAFADVEELGGGCRFRDCRHRGEPGCAVQAAVAAGLLPEARLESFRKLQDEQTYQERQVDERAWLDNKRLGRIGAKALRQVLKDKDRR, from the coding sequence GTGAGGCGCGTTTATAATCGCACCCTGGACCTCGAAGACCTTGGCTGGACGACCGGGTTTGCCGACGCCTTCGCGCCGCATGCCGCGCTGGGGCTGGAGCCGGCCCGCGTCAGCCTCGAGCACACCCACATCTACCGTGTCCTGACGCGCGATGGGGAACGGCTCGCGCGCGTCTCCGGGCGCCTGCGGCACGCGGCCGCGCGGCGCACCGATTTTCCGGCGGTCGGCGACTGGGTTGCGATCGAGGCGCCCGAAGGCGGCGGCGACGCGCGCATCCGCGCCCTGCTGCCGCGCGTGTCGCGGTTCTCGAGGCGCGCCGCCGGGAATCCGACCGAAGAGCAGGTCGTCGCGGCCAACATTGACGTCGTGTTCCTGGTCTCGGGACTTGATCGCGACTTCAACCCGCGACGCATCGAGCGCTACCTGGTCACCGCCTGGGAGAGCGGCGCTTCCCCCGTCATCGTCCTCAACAAGGCGGACCTCGTCGACAACCCCGAGGCGATCGCGGCGGAGGTCGCGAGCCTGGCGGCGGGCGTCCCCGTGCAGACGATTTCGGTGAAGGAATCCGTCGGCATCGACCGCCTGCGCGCATTTCTCGGGCGCGGCCGAACCGGCGCGCTGCTCGGGTCGTCGGGTGTCGGCAAGTCGTCGATCGCCAATGCGCTCCTCGGCGAGGCGCGGCTTCGCACGCACGACGTGCGGGAATCGGACAGCCGGGGCCGTCACACCACGACCGGTCGCCAGCTCCTGCCGCTCCCTGGCGGCGGCATCCTGATCGACACGCCCGGCATGCGCGAGCTGCAGTTGTGGGACAGCGGCGAGTCGGTGGCGGGCGCGTTTGCGGACGTCGAGGAGCTCGGCGGCGGATGCCGGTTCCGCGACTGCCGCCACCGGGGCGAACCCGGATGCGCGGTGCAGGCGGCAGTGGCGGCCGGGCTGCTGCCGGAGGCGCGCCTCGAGAGCTTCAGGAAGCTGCAGGACGAGCAGACCTATCAGGAACGGCAGGTCGACGAGCGGGCGTGGCTGGACAACAAGCGCCTCGGCCGGATCGGCGCCAAGGCGCTGCGTCAAGTGCTGAAGGACAAGGATCGGCGCTGA
- a CDS encoding SprT-like domain-containing protein: MRSSVMSAIVAGLLIGFVAVLMIMRTHAPAVVPPASAVASGKSLLPPALVVDAGTAPLPPDQARSAALFEQNRARPSDPDLASEYDDLNNAYFANILPAPRVRWESGLADLGPMIADGFTVQGLTDGRMILVNPVVERDPDQRRRALCHEMVHMAVWMQDNGHGPVFQERLRELSLRGAFKGIVATDQEKDTALAELRRQSADIDAEERALLTDRRSLDRTSPATVDAFNDRVRRHQAAIAGHNRLVGQYNLMVSYPDGLARERLAARADGTPNDSR, encoded by the coding sequence ATGCGATCGAGCGTGATGTCGGCGATCGTCGCCGGTCTGCTGATCGGTTTTGTCGCGGTGCTGATGATCATGCGCACGCATGCGCCGGCTGTCGTGCCGCCGGCCTCCGCGGTCGCATCCGGCAAATCGCTCCTGCCGCCGGCGCTCGTCGTCGACGCGGGGACGGCGCCGCTGCCGCCGGATCAAGCGCGCTCGGCCGCGCTGTTCGAGCAGAACCGGGCGCGCCCCTCGGATCCCGATCTCGCATCCGAGTACGACGACCTCAACAACGCGTACTTTGCGAACATCCTTCCGGCGCCGCGGGTGCGCTGGGAGAGCGGGCTGGCCGACCTGGGTCCGATGATTGCCGATGGCTTTACCGTGCAGGGGCTGACCGACGGCCGCATGATTCTCGTCAACCCGGTTGTCGAGCGCGATCCCGATCAGCGGCGGCGCGCGTTGTGCCATGAGATGGTGCACATGGCCGTCTGGATGCAGGACAACGGGCACGGACCGGTGTTTCAGGAGCGTCTTCGCGAGTTGTCGCTGCGCGGCGCGTTCAAGGGCATTGTCGCCACCGATCAGGAGAAAGACACGGCGTTGGCGGAGCTGCGCCGCCAGAGCGCCGACATCGATGCCGAGGAGCGCGCCCTGCTGACCGATCGCCGGTCGCTCGATCGCACGAGCCCGGCGACGGTCGATGCGTTCAACGATCGCGTCCGCCGGCACCAGGCTGCGATCGCCGGCCACAATCGCCTCGTCGGGCAGTACAACCTGATGGTGTCGTATCCCGACGGCCTGGCGCGCGAACGGCTCGCCGCGCGTGCCGACGGGACGCCCAACGACAGTCGGTAA
- a CDS encoding ABC transporter ATP-binding protein: MTTPQDVLTVTGARKKFGDVMALDGASLTLKEGELLALLGPNGAGKTTLIRAISGRVQLDGGEIRLFGEPLSGQRTPPQLGIVPQEVAIYPSLTARENLAAFARLQGVATREIFDRVAWALGATALADRADEPIKAFSGGMKRRLNIACGVLHRPRVVLLDEPTVGVDPQSRERIYDMLAGLTAEGVSLLLTTHHLEEAEARCSRTVIIDRGRVIADGTLSELVAQTVGGHRLVTLRLDAAPRTMPAGAEADTQDPRLLRARVDDVARDLPALLAAASASGAAILDVDVRGPSLQAVFIHLTGRELRE; this comes from the coding sequence ATGACCACACCACAGGACGTGCTCACGGTCACCGGAGCGCGCAAGAAATTCGGCGACGTCATGGCGCTCGACGGCGCCTCTTTGACACTGAAAGAGGGTGAGCTCCTCGCCCTGCTCGGGCCCAACGGCGCGGGCAAGACCACGCTCATCCGCGCGATTTCGGGTCGCGTTCAGCTCGACGGGGGCGAGATTCGCCTGTTCGGTGAGCCGTTGAGCGGTCAACGGACGCCGCCGCAGCTCGGCATCGTGCCGCAGGAAGTCGCGATTTACCCGTCGCTCACCGCGCGCGAGAACCTGGCCGCGTTCGCGCGGCTGCAAGGGGTCGCGACGCGCGAGATCTTCGATCGCGTCGCCTGGGCGCTCGGCGCCACCGCGCTGGCCGACCGCGCCGACGAGCCGATCAAGGCCTTCTCGGGCGGCATGAAGCGCCGGTTGAACATCGCCTGCGGCGTCCTCCACCGCCCGCGCGTCGTCCTGCTCGACGAGCCGACCGTCGGCGTCGATCCGCAGAGTCGGGAGCGGATCTACGACATGCTGGCCGGGCTGACCGCCGAGGGGGTGTCGCTCCTCCTGACCACGCATCACCTCGAGGAAGCGGAAGCGCGCTGCTCGCGGACCGTGATCATCGATCGCGGACGGGTGATTGCCGACGGTACCTTGTCGGAACTGGTCGCGCAGACGGTGGGCGGTCACCGTCTCGTGACGCTGCGGCTCGACGCGGCGCCGCGGACGATGCCGGCGGGCGCCGAAGCGGACACGCAGGACCCGCGCCTGCTGCGCGCGCGCGTCGACGACGTGGCGAGGGACCTGCCGGCGCTGCTCGCCGCCGCGAGTGCGTCGGGGGCGGCGATCCTGGACGTCGACGTCCGAGGGCCGAGCCTCCAGGCGGTCTTCATTCACCTGACTGGAAGGGAGCTGAGGGAATGA
- a CDS encoding ABC transporter permease: MIATLFRVSWTNLKRDRVAQALTFLLPIMFFSIFATVFGNQGRNTGTPVIRVAVVDEDGSELSRRLVEGLTHEKSLRLRTTVGADGRGAPLDADAARVLVRGGDVPVAIVLPRGFGAAGARFGSSSSARVQLLADMSDPVAPQMVSGLLQKVSFTAAPDLMMQNGVRQFERYAGALTPQQRDAVGAWLPRLKAGGATVGTGEAAAVLGIGIDTVDVMRQGNSESLVSFYAAGIGVMFLLFSVSGASGSLLDEVDTGTLDRVLSTRVGMTGLLAAKWLFIAFVGASQLTVMFLWGRLAFGVDLFHHLPGFAVMTVFTAAAASAFGLLLATLARTRAQLSGIGTILILTMSALGGSMFPRFLMSESMQRIGLLTFNAWALDGYLKVFWRDAPVWQLWPQVLVLSAIAAVMLSLARLCARRWEHT, translated from the coding sequence ATGATCGCGACGTTGTTTCGCGTGAGCTGGACGAATCTGAAGCGCGACCGCGTCGCGCAGGCGCTGACGTTCCTGCTGCCGATCATGTTCTTCTCGATTTTCGCGACGGTCTTCGGCAACCAGGGACGGAACACCGGGACGCCGGTCATCCGGGTGGCCGTCGTCGACGAAGACGGCAGCGAGTTGAGCCGGCGCCTCGTCGAAGGGCTGACGCACGAGAAGTCGCTGCGGCTCAGGACCACCGTCGGCGCTGACGGGCGCGGTGCGCCGCTCGACGCCGACGCGGCGCGGGTGCTCGTCCGCGGCGGCGACGTGCCGGTGGCGATCGTGCTGCCGCGGGGGTTCGGCGCGGCGGGGGCGCGCTTCGGGTCGTCGAGCTCGGCCCGGGTGCAGCTGCTGGCCGACATGTCGGACCCCGTCGCGCCGCAGATGGTGAGCGGGCTGCTCCAGAAGGTGTCGTTCACGGCCGCGCCGGACCTCATGATGCAGAACGGCGTGCGCCAGTTCGAGCGCTACGCCGGTGCCCTCACCCCGCAACAGCGCGACGCCGTCGGCGCGTGGCTGCCGCGGTTGAAGGCCGGCGGCGCCACCGTAGGAACCGGCGAAGCGGCGGCCGTGCTCGGGATCGGCATCGACACCGTCGACGTGATGCGTCAGGGCAACAGCGAGAGCCTCGTCTCGTTCTACGCCGCCGGCATCGGCGTCATGTTCCTGCTCTTCTCGGTGTCGGGCGCGAGCGGCTCGCTCCTCGACGAAGTGGACACCGGCACGCTCGATCGCGTGCTGTCGACACGCGTCGGCATGACCGGCCTGCTCGCCGCGAAGTGGCTGTTCATCGCCTTCGTCGGCGCATCGCAGCTGACCGTCATGTTCCTGTGGGGACGCCTCGCCTTTGGCGTCGATCTCTTCCATCACCTGCCAGGCTTCGCGGTGATGACGGTGTTTACGGCCGCCGCGGCGAGCGCGTTCGGGCTGCTGCTCGCCACGCTCGCCCGGACCCGCGCGCAGCTCTCGGGCATCGGGACGATCCTCATCCTGACGATGTCGGCGCTCGGCGGCAGCATGTTTCCGCGGTTCCTGATGTCGGAGTCGATGCAGCGTATCGGGCTGCTGACGTTCAACGCCTGGGCGCTCGACGGCTACCTGAAGGTGTTCTGGCGCGACGCGCCGGTGTGGCAGTTGTGGCCGCAGGTGCTGGTGCTCTCCGCGATCGCCGCAGTCATGCTGTCGCTGGCGCGCCTGTGCGCGCGGCGCTGGGAGCACACCTGA
- a CDS encoding nitrilase-related carbon-nitrogen hydrolase, whose product MKIALIQQHASPDKAANVARGLAAVDAAARAGARLAVFAELAFERFYPQHPAGAGAHELAETVPGPITDAFAERARRHDMVIVLNLYERDGADAYDCSPVIDADGRLLGRTRMVHITEYACFHEQGYYTPGDTGAPVYDTRAGRIGVAICYDRHFPEYMRALAVAGADLVVVPQAGAVGEWPDGLYEAEMRVAAFQNGYHVALCNRVGAEECLTFAGESFVCAPDGQVVARAPAMADTILYADLDPAANGRSHARQLFLRHRRPELYAAWVGR is encoded by the coding sequence GTGAAGATCGCGCTCATCCAGCAGCACGCGTCTCCTGACAAGGCGGCGAACGTCGCACGGGGGCTGGCGGCGGTCGATGCCGCCGCGCGCGCCGGTGCGCGGCTCGCTGTCTTCGCAGAGCTCGCCTTCGAGCGCTTCTACCCGCAGCATCCGGCCGGCGCCGGCGCGCACGAGCTCGCGGAAACGGTCCCCGGCCCGATCACCGACGCGTTCGCCGAGCGCGCCAGGCGCCATGACATGGTGATCGTGCTCAACCTCTATGAACGCGACGGCGCCGACGCCTACGACTGCTCACCGGTCATCGACGCGGACGGTCGCCTGCTCGGCCGGACACGGATGGTCCACATCACCGAGTACGCCTGTTTCCACGAGCAGGGCTACTACACACCCGGTGACACGGGTGCCCCGGTCTATGACACGCGCGCCGGACGGATCGGCGTGGCGATCTGCTACGACCGTCACTTTCCGGAATACATGCGCGCGCTGGCGGTGGCGGGCGCCGATCTCGTCGTGGTGCCGCAGGCCGGCGCGGTGGGCGAGTGGCCCGACGGGCTCTACGAGGCCGAGATGCGCGTCGCCGCGTTTCAGAACGGCTATCACGTCGCGCTGTGCAACCGCGTCGGCGCGGAAGAGTGTCTGACCTTCGCCGGCGAGTCGTTCGTTTGCGCGCCCGACGGCCAGGTCGTGGCGCGGGCGCCCGCCATGGCCGACACGATTCTCTACGCCGACCTCGACCCGGCGGCCAACGGACGATCACACGCGCGGCAGCTGTTCCTGCGTCATCGCCGCCCGGAGCTCTACGCGGCGTGGGTCGGTCGATGA
- a CDS encoding lipocalin-like domain-containing protein, translating into MTPRLVGTWRLVAYETDELEGKRGKPYGDAVGRLDYDDHGNMSGHVMRPGRARVELGDGNAQQVRAAYLGYIAYFGTYEVAPDGRSVVHHVHGSLNPAWVGGHQVRQMRFDGERLILSADVHKGGETVTHTLTWERG; encoded by the coding sequence ATGACGCCGCGGCTGGTCGGCACGTGGCGTCTGGTCGCGTACGAGACCGACGAACTGGAAGGCAAGCGCGGCAAGCCGTACGGCGACGCGGTCGGCCGGCTCGACTACGACGACCACGGCAACATGTCGGGCCACGTGATGCGCCCGGGACGGGCCCGCGTCGAGCTCGGCGATGGCAACGCGCAGCAGGTGCGCGCCGCGTATCTGGGCTACATCGCCTACTTCGGCACCTACGAAGTTGCGCCCGACGGCAGGAGCGTCGTCCATCACGTGCACGGATCGCTGAACCCGGCGTGGGTCGGCGGCCATCAGGTGCGCCAGATGCGGTTCGACGGCGAGCGCCTGATTCTCAGCGCCGACGTCCATAAGGGCGGGGAGACCGTTACGCACACGCTGACGTGGGAAAGGGGATGA